One genomic window of Luteitalea pratensis includes the following:
- the glgA gene encoding glycogen synthase GlgA: MAKTPRIRKPAPADPPPPAPQTEPVMGVPEQSASDPAKAPVYTDIPEAPRVPRVTRRQPAIDGAATPVAAAGKPAAKTASTAKRPATTAPAGKKTTAKAAAPAGKTAPAAPRVRKARTLAEAIERVPPTPAAPEPIVVKPAAKGRVTKTLAPVAVAPAPVVEHVQEIEGASAPATPLVTNAGAPARRLRILMVASEAVPFAKTGGLADVVAALPKALGALGHDVTVVIPRYRGIPVTGEPSTSYAVSMGGHHYQANVYVQQTSPGVRVALVDHPAFFDRDALYGIGSQDYGDNPRRFAFLCLAALEFARLEGRPVDIVHAHDWQAGLAPVYVKTRYAGDPVLGSAATIFTIHNIAYQGNCSSDWLPQLGLGWELFNTDGLEFWLHASLLKGGVMFADLVTTVSPRYADELMAPEFAFGFEGILRHRAANLLGILNGIDADVWDPAADRYLPSAYQADDLSGKLDAKRVLLDTYGLPTGDDLARRPVVAMISRMVDQKGLDLIASVAEQLPHLGAAFVILGTGEPWYEEMWRSLARRYPDRVGVRIGFDEPLSHVIEAGADLFMMPSRFEPCGLNQMYSLRYGTLPVVRATGGLDDTVQNYDPASGAGNGFKFHDASGEALLGTLRWALHVFHNEPERWRQLQRAGMARDFSWNASAHAYLEAYDRARAQVTGRQGVTA, translated from the coding sequence ATGGCCAAGACACCACGTATCCGCAAGCCCGCTCCAGCCGACCCGCCACCCCCCGCGCCCCAGACCGAGCCGGTCATGGGCGTCCCCGAACAATCGGCCAGCGACCCTGCGAAGGCGCCTGTCTACACGGATATTCCCGAGGCGCCGCGGGTGCCTCGCGTGACCCGCCGCCAGCCGGCAATCGACGGCGCAGCAACGCCTGTGGCAGCGGCCGGCAAGCCCGCCGCCAAGACGGCGTCGACGGCCAAGCGCCCGGCGACAACTGCGCCCGCCGGCAAGAAGACCACGGCCAAGGCGGCTGCACCGGCCGGCAAGACCGCGCCAGCCGCGCCCCGCGTGCGTAAGGCGCGGACGCTTGCCGAGGCGATCGAGCGCGTCCCGCCCACGCCGGCGGCCCCCGAGCCGATTGTCGTCAAACCAGCCGCCAAGGGCCGGGTTACGAAGACTCTTGCGCCCGTCGCGGTTGCACCTGCGCCAGTCGTCGAACACGTGCAGGAGATCGAGGGGGCCTCAGCCCCGGCGACGCCACTCGTGACGAATGCCGGTGCGCCGGCGCGACGTCTCCGCATCCTGATGGTGGCCAGCGAGGCCGTGCCGTTTGCCAAGACCGGCGGCCTTGCCGACGTGGTCGCCGCCCTGCCCAAGGCGCTGGGTGCGCTCGGGCACGACGTGACGGTGGTGATTCCGCGGTACCGGGGCATCCCCGTCACGGGCGAGCCGTCCACCAGCTACGCCGTTTCGATGGGTGGGCATCACTACCAGGCCAACGTCTACGTGCAGCAGACGAGCCCGGGCGTGCGGGTGGCGCTCGTCGATCACCCCGCGTTCTTCGACCGCGACGCGTTGTACGGGATCGGCAGCCAGGACTACGGGGACAATCCCCGGCGTTTCGCGTTCCTCTGCCTGGCCGCGCTGGAGTTCGCCCGGCTCGAGGGCCGGCCGGTCGACATCGTCCACGCCCACGACTGGCAGGCCGGCCTGGCGCCGGTGTATGTGAAGACCCGCTACGCCGGTGATCCCGTGCTCGGCAGTGCGGCGACGATCTTCACCATCCACAACATCGCGTACCAGGGCAACTGCTCGTCGGACTGGCTGCCGCAGCTCGGCCTCGGCTGGGAGCTGTTCAATACGGACGGTCTGGAGTTCTGGCTGCACGCGAGCCTGCTGAAGGGCGGGGTCATGTTCGCGGACCTGGTCACCACCGTCAGCCCGCGCTATGCCGACGAGCTGATGGCGCCGGAGTTCGCGTTCGGATTCGAGGGCATCCTCCGGCATCGCGCGGCCAACCTGCTCGGCATCCTGAACGGCATCGACGCCGATGTCTGGGACCCGGCCGCCGATCGGTACCTGCCCAGCGCCTACCAGGCCGACGATCTCTCCGGCAAGCTGGACGCGAAGCGAGTGCTGCTCGACACGTACGGCCTGCCGACCGGCGACGATCTGGCCCGGCGTCCGGTCGTGGCGATGATCTCGCGGATGGTGGACCAGAAGGGCCTCGACCTCATCGCGTCGGTGGCCGAGCAGTTGCCCCACCTCGGCGCCGCGTTCGTGATTCTCGGCACCGGCGAACCCTGGTACGAAGAGATGTGGCGCTCACTCGCGCGCCGCTATCCCGACCGCGTCGGCGTGCGGATCGGCTTTGACGAGCCGCTGTCCCACGTCATCGAGGCGGGTGCCGACCTGTTCATGATGCCGTCACGTTTTGAGCCGTGCGGGCTCAATCAGATGTATAGCTTGAGATATGGCACACTACCGGTAGTACGTGCCACCGGTGGCCTCGATGACACCGTGCAGAACTACGACCCTGCCAGCGGCGCCGGCAACGGGTTCAAGTTCCATGACGCGAGTGGGGAGGCCCTGCTGGGGACGCTCCGCTGGGCGTTGCACGTTTTTCATAACGAGCCCGAGCGCTGGCGACAGCTGCAGCGGGCGGGCATGGCCCGGGACTTTTCCTGGAATGCGTCGGCGCATGCATACCTCGAAGCCTACGATCGGGCGCGGGCGCAGGTGACGGGGCGACAGGGCGTGACGGCGTAA
- a CDS encoding D-alanyl-D-alanine carboxypeptidase family protein, which translates to MLQLAGFRSVRALVLLGFSLAFVGVPMISEAATTRNRRAVKSSSQKKTTTGSTKRATTRYSASKSRQRRLAMARARQAAYSRQLVAIQTPQFKTGADGQMVPDVRAGAAIIYNPATHQVLYESNAQTPRSIASITKVMTAVAFLESEVDFTREVTIHPDDLRGASTTYLRRNDRVTIQQLLHLLLIGSDNVAARTLARASLYGPLGFVERMNQKAAELGLTNTRYFDPSGLYADNMSSAFDMARLISFAAGDERIASIMRTKEYQFATPTRARTVTLHNTNHLVGTDVDVRGGKTGFISKSGYCLATLLRLPQGDQVAVVVLGAKSNPARFWETRHLFNWLAGKAPAVLATQTPEQQD; encoded by the coding sequence ATGCTCCAGCTTGCCGGATTCCGATCTGTACGTGCGCTCGTTCTCCTCGGATTCTCGCTCGCCTTCGTAGGCGTGCCGATGATCTCCGAGGCAGCGACGACACGTAACCGGCGGGCCGTGAAGAGCTCCTCGCAGAAGAAGACGACAACGGGGTCGACGAAGCGTGCGACGACGCGCTACTCCGCGTCAAAGTCGCGCCAGCGCCGCCTGGCGATGGCACGGGCCCGGCAGGCGGCCTACTCGCGCCAGCTCGTCGCAATCCAGACGCCACAGTTCAAGACTGGCGCCGACGGTCAGATGGTCCCCGACGTCCGTGCCGGCGCCGCGATCATCTACAACCCCGCAACGCACCAGGTGCTCTACGAGAGCAACGCCCAGACGCCTCGCTCGATTGCCAGCATCACGAAGGTGATGACGGCCGTCGCATTCCTCGAGAGCGAAGTCGACTTCACTCGCGAAGTCACGATTCACCCCGACGACCTTCGCGGTGCGTCGACGACATACCTGCGCCGGAATGATCGGGTGACGATCCAGCAGCTGCTGCACCTGTTGCTGATCGGCTCGGACAACGTCGCGGCGCGCACGCTCGCGCGCGCATCGCTGTACGGTCCGCTCGGGTTCGTCGAGCGCATGAACCAGAAGGCGGCCGAGCTCGGCCTGACCAACACGCGCTACTTCGACCCCTCGGGGCTCTACGCCGACAACATGTCCTCGGCCTTCGACATGGCCCGCCTGATTTCCTTTGCCGCCGGTGACGAGCGCATCGCCTCCATCATGCGGACCAAGGAATATCAGTTCGCCACGCCGACGCGGGCGCGAACCGTGACGCTGCACAACACCAATCACCTGGTCGGCACCGACGTCGACGTGCGCGGCGGCAAGACCGGCTTCATCTCCAAGTCGGGCTATTGCCTGGCGACCCTGCTGCGACTGCCACAGGGCGATCAGGTCGCAGTCGTCGTCTTGGGCGCCAAGAGCAATCCGGCACGTTTCTGGGAAACGCGGCACCTCTTCAACTGGCTCGCCGGCAAGGCGCCCGCGGTTCTCGCGACGCAGACTCCCGAACAACAGGACTGA
- a CDS encoding M20/M25/M40 family metallo-hydrolase — protein MYLDPVIQQVTVRRPILRCVWLCCTCLLVGSAGYAQQGSADIGARLMQQPAAAAAVRMADALEPWVLEQQVALCEVPAPPFTEKARAEVYRQAFVRHGLRNVRVDAVGNVIGERPGAGTGPHLVFSAHLDTVFPEGTAVKVSRKDNQLHGPGITDDCRGLAVLLGVIRALQEAQVATPGRITFVGTVGEEGLGDLRGVKALFGNDGLQGIDRFVSIDGAGLEVTNGGVGSKRYRATFKGPGGHSYGAFGMPNPMHAMGRAIAAVAAFEVPATPKTTFNVGRVGGGTSVNSIPFEAWMEVDLRSEDAAELAELDARLRQAVEAAVRAENGRWRHPAKVTLDLALVGDRPAGRTSDTSDIMQAAGSVLRALRLPVALRTSSTDANVAMARGIPAITIGGGGSGHAAHSLTESFDPAGGVEGVRQAILLAIALAQP, from the coding sequence ATGTATCTTGACCCGGTGATCCAGCAAGTGACGGTGAGACGGCCAATCCTGCGGTGTGTCTGGCTCTGCTGTACCTGCCTTCTTGTCGGTTCCGCCGGGTATGCACAGCAGGGCAGCGCGGACATCGGCGCCCGCCTGATGCAGCAACCCGCCGCGGCCGCCGCGGTCCGCATGGCCGATGCCCTCGAACCATGGGTGCTCGAGCAGCAGGTGGCCCTTTGCGAGGTGCCGGCGCCGCCATTCACGGAGAAGGCGCGGGCGGAGGTGTACCGGCAAGCCTTCGTGCGACACGGTCTGCGCAACGTCCGCGTCGATGCGGTCGGCAACGTCATTGGCGAGCGGCCAGGTGCGGGGACCGGTCCTCATCTCGTCTTCAGCGCGCACCTCGACACCGTGTTCCCGGAAGGCACGGCAGTGAAGGTCAGCCGCAAGGACAACCAACTGCACGGCCCCGGCATCACCGATGATTGCCGCGGACTCGCCGTGTTGCTCGGCGTCATTCGCGCGCTGCAGGAGGCACAGGTCGCGACGCCGGGGCGAATCACGTTTGTCGGCACCGTCGGAGAAGAGGGGCTGGGGGATCTGCGCGGCGTCAAAGCCCTGTTCGGGAACGACGGGCTACAGGGGATCGACCGGTTCGTGTCGATCGACGGAGCCGGCCTCGAGGTCACCAACGGCGGAGTCGGCAGCAAGCGCTATCGGGCGACGTTCAAGGGACCAGGCGGGCACAGTTACGGGGCGTTCGGGATGCCGAACCCGATGCACGCCATGGGGCGCGCGATCGCAGCAGTCGCCGCCTTCGAGGTGCCGGCGACGCCGAAGACGACCTTCAATGTCGGCCGGGTCGGTGGCGGGACGTCGGTGAACTCGATTCCGTTCGAGGCGTGGATGGAGGTGGACCTGCGGTCGGAGGACGCCGCGGAGCTGGCGGAACTCGACGCGCGCCTCCGGCAGGCGGTCGAGGCGGCCGTGCGTGCCGAGAACGGCAGGTGGCGGCACCCGGCGAAGGTGACGTTGGATCTCGCCCTGGTGGGTGACCGACCGGCCGGCCGGACATCCGACACGTCCGACATCATGCAGGCGGCCGGTTCCGTGCTTCGGGCGTTGCGCCTGCCCGTCGCGCTCCGCACCTCGTCCACCGACGCCAACGTCGCCATGGCTCGCGGCATCCCGGCCATCACGATCGGAGGCGGAGGCAGCGGTCACGCCGCGCATTCATTGACGGAATCGTTCGATCCGGCTGGTGGCGTGGAGGGCGTGCGCCAGGCGATCCTGCTTGCCATCGCCCTTGCCCAGCCCTGA
- a CDS encoding LysR family transcriptional regulator, producing MDLRQLEIIRAIAETGSFTAAGEKLNVSQSAISRQVLLLEEELNEAVFLRIGRRIRITPAGEALLQLSHRVFLDLKDTVARITDTQASLIGPVRLAGGMTVSLYVFPVLLRDFRKHHPDAEIKITAGSTDKCIAGLRSGLADVALLTLPINDSDLVTVPALQEELLLVSSPNHPLAARAKVTPDDLRDQPFVLFETGSNTRRVVDEFFLRNQITPQIVTETENVEIIKALVRAGLGLSIISYPSVAREVASGQFFCARITGQTLIRETGWVYMRANRVPRAVQEVLACFERIKPRLRVIPPPGRDRIGPDVHA from the coding sequence ATGGACCTCCGCCAACTCGAAATCATCCGGGCAATCGCCGAAACCGGCTCCTTTACGGCAGCGGGCGAGAAGCTGAACGTCTCGCAGTCGGCGATCAGCCGCCAGGTGCTGTTGCTCGAAGAGGAACTCAACGAAGCGGTGTTCCTGCGCATCGGCCGCCGCATCCGGATTACGCCAGCGGGCGAAGCGCTCTTGCAGCTGAGCCATCGGGTTTTCCTGGACCTGAAGGACACGGTGGCGCGGATCACCGACACGCAGGCGTCGCTCATCGGTCCGGTGCGGCTCGCCGGCGGCATGACCGTGAGCCTGTACGTCTTTCCGGTCCTGCTGCGTGACTTCCGCAAGCACCACCCCGATGCCGAGATCAAGATCACGGCCGGGTCCACCGACAAGTGCATCGCCGGCCTTCGCTCGGGGTTGGCCGATGTCGCCCTGCTGACGCTGCCGATCAACGATTCGGATCTCGTGACGGTGCCGGCACTGCAGGAGGAGCTCCTGCTGGTCTCCTCGCCGAATCACCCACTCGCGGCCAGGGCGAAGGTGACGCCCGATGATCTGCGCGATCAGCCGTTCGTGCTGTTCGAAACCGGCTCCAACACCCGCCGCGTCGTCGACGAGTTCTTCCTCCGCAACCAGATCACGCCGCAGATCGTGACCGAAACGGAGAACGTCGAAATCATCAAGGCGCTGGTCCGCGCCGGGCTGGGCCTCTCGATCATCTCGTACCCGAGCGTGGCCCGGGAGGTGGCTTCCGGACAGTTCTTCTGCGCGCGGATCACCGGCCAGACGCTGATCCGTGAAACCGGGTGGGTGTACATGCGCGCCAACCGGGTGCCTCGCGCCGTCCAGGAGGTCCTGGCATGCTTTGAGCGGATCAAGCCGCGCCTCCGCGTGATTCCGCCTCCCGGACGAGACCGCATCGGTCCTGACGTGCACGCCTGA
- a CDS encoding homoserine dehydrogenase — protein sequence MALSVGLLGFGTVGQSVARLIVERNDGLLALTHIFNRDIARKRVDWVPPSVVWTERVEDVLDADVVVEVVGGLDPARRWHEAALDAGRPIVTANKQLMATHGHALLARAAQRGVDLLFEAAVGGGIPVVRGLREGIAGDRLTTVSGILNGTCNYILTRMESAGLAFDAALAEAQAHGFAEADPTDDLEGYDARAKLCILARVGLGLDLSPLDVPCESIRSISDDDFVYARRLQATIRQVSRVAIVDDSVQARVGPALVPLTSALARVIGSQNLIVAGGTYGRETTFAGYGAGGFPTAVAVVSDLLAIARRAGGAPAAWPDTSQPTSLTGLQVAPYYLRLVVRDQPGIIAGLASIFATHNINIDAVLQEPGGTKERLPFVITLEACPTAAMDKALVEIQTLPFHVTPPLCLPVLA from the coding sequence ATGGCACTGTCGGTGGGATTGCTGGGGTTCGGCACCGTGGGCCAGTCGGTGGCGCGCCTGATCGTGGAACGCAACGACGGCCTGCTGGCGCTCACGCACATCTTCAATCGGGACATCGCGCGCAAGCGCGTCGATTGGGTCCCGCCTTCCGTCGTCTGGACCGAGCGGGTGGAGGACGTCCTCGACGCCGATGTCGTGGTCGAGGTCGTCGGCGGGCTGGATCCGGCGCGCCGCTGGCATGAGGCCGCGCTCGACGCAGGCCGGCCGATCGTCACCGCCAACAAGCAGTTGATGGCGACCCACGGGCATGCGCTGCTCGCCCGGGCCGCGCAGCGCGGCGTCGATCTCCTCTTCGAGGCGGCGGTTGGCGGCGGCATCCCGGTCGTCCGCGGGCTGCGCGAAGGGATCGCCGGCGACCGGCTGACGACCGTCTCGGGCATCCTCAACGGCACCTGTAACTACATCCTGACGCGTATGGAATCGGCGGGCCTGGCCTTCGACGCCGCGCTCGCGGAGGCGCAGGCGCATGGGTTCGCGGAAGCCGATCCGACCGACGATCTCGAGGGCTACGACGCCCGGGCGAAGCTGTGTATCCTGGCACGCGTCGGCCTGGGGCTCGACCTCTCGCCGCTCGATGTGCCGTGCGAGTCCATCCGCAGCATCAGTGACGACGACTTCGTCTACGCACGACGCCTGCAGGCGACGATCAGGCAAGTCTCGCGCGTGGCGATCGTCGACGATTCGGTACAGGCACGGGTAGGCCCGGCACTGGTCCCGCTCACGTCTGCCCTGGCGCGGGTGATCGGCAGCCAGAACCTCATCGTCGCCGGGGGCACCTACGGCCGCGAGACGACGTTTGCCGGGTATGGCGCGGGTGGCTTCCCCACCGCCGTCGCTGTCGTGTCCGACCTGCTCGCGATCGCACGGCGGGCTGGCGGCGCGCCAGCGGCGTGGCCCGACACGAGCCAACCGACGTCGCTTACCGGGCTGCAAGTCGCGCCGTATTACCTGCGCCTGGTCGTGCGCGATCAACCGGGCATCATCGCCGGCCTCGCTTCCATCTTCGCCACCCACAACATCAATATCGACGCCGTCCTGCAGGAACCGGGCGGCACCAAGGAGCGTCTGCCGTTCGTGATCACGCTGGAAGCGTGTCCGACGGCAGCGATGGACAAGGCGCTGGTCGAGATCCAGACGCTGCCCTTCCACGTCACGCCGCCCCTTTGCCTGCCGGTCCTCGCATGA
- the thrB gene encoding homoserine kinase: MSLARPLATVIVPASTSNLGPGFDALGLALGLYLRAEVTAVTEDGAGQLRCTFSGPVPPGENLIVTGFRAICSARGAVQVPSLDVAVTCDIPACAGLGSSAAALVAGGRLAALVLDGVSTDDVIDVLTTIEGHPDNITAAVLGGLVAGCVDARGHVCVVAAPWPDNVRLVIATPQLSLPTRTARAVLPAQVSRQDAIYNVQRTALLLQGVATGRLDVLREAFSDRLHQPYRLSLVPGLAEVLALDAPGMIGAFLSGAGPSVAVCVVGDPAPVIDALHSIYATIDPEVAIRVLDVHQPAPSTPLAVSHG, translated from the coding sequence ATGAGTCTCGCCCGCCCACTGGCCACGGTCATCGTCCCAGCCTCGACTTCCAACCTCGGGCCCGGCTTCGACGCGCTCGGCCTCGCACTGGGCCTGTACCTTCGCGCCGAGGTGACGGCGGTGACCGAAGACGGCGCGGGACAACTGCGCTGCACGTTCAGCGGTCCGGTCCCTCCCGGGGAGAACCTGATCGTCACGGGGTTCCGCGCAATCTGCAGCGCGCGCGGCGCGGTGCAGGTCCCGTCGCTCGACGTCGCGGTGACCTGTGACATCCCGGCCTGCGCGGGTCTCGGGAGCAGCGCCGCGGCCCTCGTCGCCGGCGGCCGTCTCGCCGCCCTCGTCCTCGATGGCGTCTCCACCGACGACGTGATCGACGTGCTGACGACGATCGAGGGACATCCGGACAACATCACCGCGGCGGTCCTCGGCGGACTCGTCGCCGGCTGCGTCGATGCCCGTGGCCACGTCTGCGTCGTCGCCGCGCCATGGCCTGACAACGTACGACTCGTGATCGCGACGCCGCAACTCTCGTTGCCCACGAGGACGGCGCGTGCGGTCCTGCCCGCGCAGGTGTCGCGGCAGGACGCGATCTACAACGTGCAACGCACGGCACTCTTGCTCCAGGGCGTCGCGACCGGTCGGCTCGACGTGTTGCGTGAAGCCTTCTCCGATCGGCTGCACCAGCCCTATCGCCTGTCGCTGGTGCCCGGGCTGGCCGAGGTCCTCGCGCTCGACGCGCCCGGCATGATCGGCGCCTTCCTTTCCGGCGCTGGCCCGTCCGTGGCCGTCTGTGTCGTCGGGGATCCAGCTCCGGTCATCGACGCGCTGCACTCGATCTACGCGACCATCGATCCCGAGGTCGCCATTCGTGTCCTCGACGTGCACCAGCCGGCACCCTCCACGCCGCTGGCCGTGTCTCACGGGTAA
- the thrC gene encoding threonine synthase: MSTLIGLQCHVCHTAFAAEATYVCDQCFGPLEPVYDYDKARATFTRENIASRPRNLWRYRELLPITGEPLTGFGSGFTPLIPAPRLAARLGVRELYVKDDGVNHPTLSYKDRVVSVAATRAVELGFTVFGCASTGNLGNSVAAHASRLGLRCFVFIPDDLEPYKVLGSAIYHPTLLAVRGNYDDVNRLCTQVADKHGWGFANINLRSYYAEGAKTMGFEIVEQLGWRFPKHVVSPVAGGTLLPRIFRGFRELHQLGLGEGDLPKMYGAQAAGSAPVIRALHQGIDYPDPVKPDTIAKSIAIGNPADGFQVIEVLKESGGWGEMVTDEEILDGINLLAETEGIFTEPAGGTTIAVTRKLIEQERIPRNESIVMCITGNGYKTADIMTGRVTRAIPISRSLEDVDAYLAGTLAGVGGEQA; this comes from the coding sequence GTGTCCACACTGATTGGCCTGCAATGTCACGTGTGCCACACCGCGTTTGCCGCGGAAGCCACATACGTCTGTGACCAGTGTTTCGGCCCGCTCGAGCCGGTCTACGACTACGACAAGGCACGCGCGACGTTCACCCGCGAGAACATCGCGTCCCGCCCGCGCAACCTCTGGCGCTATCGCGAACTGCTGCCGATCACGGGAGAGCCCCTCACCGGATTCGGATCCGGTTTCACGCCGCTGATACCGGCGCCGCGCCTCGCGGCACGCCTCGGCGTCCGCGAACTCTACGTGAAGGACGACGGCGTGAACCATCCGACGCTGTCCTACAAGGACCGTGTCGTGTCGGTGGCCGCCACGCGGGCGGTCGAACTCGGCTTCACCGTCTTCGGCTGCGCCTCGACTGGCAATCTCGGCAACAGTGTCGCGGCGCATGCGTCGCGTCTCGGGCTGCGCTGCTTCGTGTTCATCCCGGACGACCTCGAGCCATACAAGGTGCTCGGGTCGGCGATCTACCACCCCACGCTTCTCGCCGTCCGCGGCAACTACGACGACGTGAATCGGCTCTGCACGCAGGTGGCCGACAAGCACGGCTGGGGCTTTGCCAACATCAACCTTCGCAGCTACTACGCCGAGGGCGCCAAGACGATGGGGTTCGAGATCGTCGAGCAGCTCGGGTGGCGTTTCCCCAAGCACGTCGTCTCTCCGGTCGCGGGCGGCACGTTGCTGCCACGCATCTTCCGCGGCTTCCGCGAGTTGCATCAACTCGGACTGGGCGAGGGTGACCTGCCGAAGATGTACGGCGCGCAGGCGGCGGGCTCGGCGCCCGTGATTCGCGCGCTCCACCAGGGCATCGACTACCCCGATCCGGTCAAGCCGGACACGATCGCCAAGTCCATCGCCATCGGCAACCCGGCCGACGGGTTCCAGGTGATCGAGGTGCTCAAGGAGTCCGGGGGCTGGGGCGAGATGGTGACCGACGAGGAGATCCTCGACGGCATCAACCTGCTGGCAGAGACCGAGGGCATCTTCACCGAACCGGCTGGAGGCACGACCATCGCGGTCACGCGCAAGCTGATCGAACAGGAACGGATCCCGCGCAACGAGTCGATCGTGATGTGCATCACCGGCAACGGCTACAAGACGGCCGACATCATGACCGGGCGAGTGACGCGGGCGATTCCCATCAGCCGCTCGCTGGAGGACGTCGATGCCTACCTGGCGGGGACGCTCGCCGGCGTCGGGGGCGAGCAGGCATGA
- a CDS encoding aspartate kinase: MSRFERSKLLVQKYGGSSVATPEHIRKVADRIIACQAEARHMVVAVSAMGKTTDQLIAMAGLVSSRPSGREMDQLLACGETIAVSLLSLALQDRGVPAVSLTASQVGIRTDGSFNRARIANVDTSRLVHELESGRVIIVAGFQGVTRDHEITTLGRGGGDITGAALAAALNAPVCEICTDVDGVYTADPNVVEDARLVPEMSYEAAIELAASGAKVLHPRAAEICMQYDVPIHVRSTFHRGQGTWIRGGVMEDAAVVGITSDKKIAKVTLLDVRDEPGLAAAIFRDLAREDVNVRLIIQAAATHDRNRITFVTDNDQVDRIKELESTWRTRKIVGDVQVDLNVAKIAIVGSRIASTPGLAARMFTALAKVGVNIDCISTSEMKVSCVIGCDDLDQAVRAVHAEFFGTSRIASTHAAGGAKRPSAKQVAPRKAATKTAGATTRRRVLK; the protein is encoded by the coding sequence ATGAGTCGCTTCGAGCGGTCGAAATTGCTGGTCCAGAAATACGGCGGCAGTTCGGTCGCCACCCCTGAGCACATCCGCAAGGTCGCCGATCGCATCATCGCCTGCCAGGCCGAGGCGCGGCACATGGTGGTCGCGGTATCGGCGATGGGCAAGACGACCGACCAGCTGATCGCGATGGCGGGCCTCGTGTCGAGTCGCCCCTCGGGGCGCGAGATGGACCAGTTACTGGCGTGCGGCGAGACGATTGCCGTGTCGCTGCTCAGTCTGGCGCTGCAGGATCGTGGCGTGCCGGCCGTGTCGCTCACGGCGTCGCAGGTCGGCATCCGTACCGACGGCTCGTTCAACCGGGCGCGGATTGCCAACGTCGACACCAGCCGACTCGTGCACGAACTCGAGAGCGGTCGTGTGATCATCGTCGCCGGCTTCCAGGGCGTGACACGAGACCATGAGATCACGACGCTCGGACGCGGCGGCGGCGACATCACCGGCGCGGCACTCGCGGCGGCATTGAATGCACCGGTCTGCGAAATCTGCACCGATGTCGACGGCGTGTACACGGCCGATCCCAATGTCGTCGAAGACGCGCGTCTCGTGCCGGAGATGAGCTACGAAGCGGCCATCGAACTCGCGGCCAGCGGCGCCAAGGTGCTGCATCCGCGTGCCGCCGAAATCTGCATGCAGTACGACGTGCCCATCCATGTGCGGTCGACGTTCCACCGCGGTCAGGGCACCTGGATTCGTGGAGGAGTCATGGAAGACGCGGCAGTCGTGGGCATCACGTCGGACAAGAAGATCGCCAAGGTCACGCTGCTCGATGTGCGCGACGAGCCGGGACTCGCCGCTGCCATCTTCCGCGATCTGGCTCGCGAAGACGTCAATGTCCGCCTGATCATCCAGGCGGCAGCGACGCACGACCGCAATCGGATCACGTTCGTCACCGACAACGATCAGGTGGACCGCATCAAGGAGCTCGAAAGCACCTGGCGGACGCGCAAGATCGTCGGCGACGTGCAGGTCGATCTCAACGTCGCCAAGATCGCGATCGTGGGTTCACGCATCGCGTCGACGCCCGGCCTGGCGGCACGCATGTTCACCGCCCTCGCGAAGGTCGGCGTGAACATCGACTGCATCAGCACATCGGAGATGAAAGTGAGCTGCGTGATTGGCTGCGACGATCTCGACCAGGCCGTCCGCGCGGTCCACGCCGAGTTCTTCGGGACGAGCCGCATCGCGAGCACGCACGCCGCTGGCGGCGCGAAGCGGCCGTCGGCAAAGCAGGTCGCGCCGCGCAAGGCCGCCACAAAGACAGCGGGCGCCACGACTCGTCGTCGCGTGCTGAAGTAG